One Pseudostreptobacillus hongkongensis genomic window carries:
- the agaF gene encoding PTS galactosamine/N-acetylgalactosamine transporter subunit IIA: MIGIILTGHGKISSGIKSSVDLVMGSVDKLEYYDFTQDITPEVLESKISEGIDKLNEDGVLILTDIAGGTPFKLASVLSLNKANVKVVAGMNLPMVLEVISEREYSDIEKIYDFSIEVGKSEIQGFEVKIKEQNNYFEDGI; encoded by the coding sequence ATGATAGGAATTATTTTAACAGGACATGGTAAAATTTCTTCTGGTATAAAAAGTTCAGTTGATTTAGTTATGGGTAGTGTTGATAAATTAGAATATTATGACTTTACTCAAGATATAACACCTGAAGTTTTGGAATCTAAGATATCAGAAGGTATAGATAAATTAAATGAAGATGGAGTATTAATACTAACAGATATAGCTGGAGGAACACCATTTAAATTAGCGTCAGTTTTAAGTTTGAATAAAGCTAATGTTAAAGTAGTTGCTGGTATGAATTTACCTATGGTTCTTGAAGTTATATCCGAAAGAGAATACTCAGATATAGAAAAAATATATGATTTTTCTATAGAAGTTGGAAAATCAGAAATACAAGGTTTTGAAGTCAAAATAAAAGAACAAAATAATTATTTTGAAGATGGAATATAG
- a CDS encoding PTS system mannose/fructose/sorbose family transporter subunit IID, with the protein MMESNRYQDREVRKVIDKKLLDKMIFRSLFLQGSFNYERMQAAGWLYSILPGLKAIHKDPEDLKKSMKLHLEFFNSHPFLINFIQGIVLAMEENKEDIDTIRGIKIATMGPLGGIGDSIFWLTLVPIATGIGAQMAINGQVFGPILYVLFLVAAQLIIRYVLMHYGYRTGVSAISSLKENTKKVSRAATIVGVTVVGALAASMVNLSIKTEIVAGAATVKLQEGVLDKVMPKLLPVSYTFLILYLIKKKVSPIYLVLITLLVGVLGAYLGIL; encoded by the coding sequence ATGATGGAATCTAACAGATATCAAGATAGAGAAGTGAGAAAAGTTATTGATAAAAAATTACTAGACAAAATGATTTTCCGTTCATTATTTTTACAAGGATCTTTTAATTATGAAAGAATGCAAGCAGCAGGGTGGCTATATTCAATTTTACCTGGATTAAAAGCTATACATAAAGATCCAGAAGATTTAAAAAAATCAATGAAATTGCATTTAGAATTCTTTAATTCACATCCATTCTTAATTAACTTTATTCAAGGTATAGTTTTAGCAATGGAAGAAAATAAAGAAGATATAGATACTATAAGAGGTATTAAAATTGCTACTATGGGACCTTTAGGAGGAATAGGAGATTCAATATTCTGGTTAACTTTAGTTCCGATAGCAACAGGTATAGGTGCTCAAATGGCTATTAATGGTCAAGTATTTGGTCCTATACTATATGTTTTATTCTTAGTTGCAGCTCAATTAATTATACGTTATGTATTAATGCACTATGGTTATAGAACAGGGGTTTCTGCCATATCAAGTTTAAAAGAAAACACTAAAAAAGTTTCAAGAGCGGCTACTATAGTTGGAGTTACAGTAGTTGGTGCTTTAGCTGCTTCAATGGTTAATTTATCTATTAAAACAGAAATAGTTGCAGGAGCTGCTACAGTTAAATTACAAGAGGGTGTTTTAGATAAAGTAATGCCAAAATTATTACCAGTTTCTTATACATTCTTAATTTTATATTTAATTAAGAAGAAAGTTTCACCAATTTATCTAGTATTAATTACATTGTTAGTGGGTGTTCTTGGAGCATATTTAGGAATATTATAA
- the agaW gene encoding PTS N-acetylgalactosamine transporter subunit IIC encodes MLLQALLIALWAGFCGIEQFDFLETMHRPIVSGLVIGLILGDLQTGLVTGGMLELMYMGLMPLAGAQPPNVVIGAVVGISLAILSKGSLNPEAASALSYPFALLAQIMVTLMFTVFSPLMHKADEMAEKLDIRGLEILNLSQLVVRFILWGGISFLVVYFGADKLAGIVNAFPAKLIDGFKVAGGMMPAVGFGILLNIMLKKDYIPFLIVGFIFSAYLHLDTLAVALLGVSIAMYDLYILGSKPVVEKEENYDDGI; translated from the coding sequence ATGTTATTACAAGCATTATTAATTGCGCTATGGGCTGGTTTTTGTGGGATAGAGCAGTTTGACTTCTTAGAAACAATGCATAGACCTATAGTGTCAGGATTAGTTATAGGACTAATTCTTGGTGACCTTCAGACAGGGTTAGTAACTGGAGGTATGTTAGAATTAATGTATATGGGATTAATGCCACTTGCAGGAGCACAACCGCCTAACGTAGTTATAGGAGCAGTTGTTGGTATATCTCTTGCAATTTTATCTAAAGGTTCTTTAAATCCTGAAGCTGCATCTGCGCTATCTTATCCATTTGCATTACTTGCACAAATAATGGTAACTTTAATGTTTACAGTATTTAGTCCACTTATGCATAAAGCAGATGAAATGGCTGAAAAACTAGATATTAGAGGTCTTGAAATATTAAATCTTTCACAATTAGTTGTAAGATTTATACTTTGGGGAGGAATTTCATTCTTAGTTGTTTACTTTGGAGCTGATAAATTAGCCGGTATAGTTAATGCATTCCCAGCGAAATTAATAGATGGATTTAAAGTTGCAGGTGGAATGATGCCAGCAGTTGGATTTGGTATACTATTAAATATTATGTTAAAGAAAGATTATATACCTTTCTTAATAGTAGGATTTATATTCTCAGCTTATTTACATTTAGATACACTTGCAGTAGCCTTATTAGGAGTTTCTATAGCGATGTATGATTTATACATTTTAGGAAGTAAACCTGTTGTTGAAAAGGAGGAAAATTACGATGATGGAATCTAA
- the agaV gene encoding PTS N-acetylgalactosamine transporter subunit IIB — protein sequence MPNILSTRVDNRLVHGQVGMTWVNSIQANLVLVANDVVANDPVQQSLMDMVLPEGVQSRYFTIEKTINVIHKASDAQKIFLVVKTPQDALKLVEGGVPIKYLNIGNMHFSEGKKQISATVSVDEDDIKTLKRLNELGVELDLRGVPSDKGKNIMELI from the coding sequence GTAGATAATAGATTAGTACATGGTCAAGTTGGAATGACTTGGGTAAATAGTATACAAGCTAATTTAGTTTTAGTTGCAAATGATGTGGTTGCAAATGACCCAGTTCAACAAAGTTTAATGGATATGGTGTTACCTGAAGGAGTTCAATCAAGATATTTCACTATTGAAAAAACTATCAATGTTATACATAAAGCATCAGATGCTCAAAAAATATTTTTAGTTGTTAAAACTCCTCAAGATGCATTAAAACTTGTTGAAGGTGGAGTACCTATAAAATATTTAAATATAGGTAATATGCATTTTTCAGAAGGGAAAAAACAAATAAGCGCGACAGTTTCTGTTGATGAAGATGATATTAAAACTTTAAAGAGATTAAATGAATTAGGAGTAGAACTTGATTTAAGAGGAGTTCCTTCAGATAAAGGTAAAAATATTATGGAATTAATATAG